The nucleotide window CACCTTCGCCCTCGAAACCTCCGGCAACAATCTCGTGCTCCGCTACACTGCCGTCCCCGAGCCCTCCGCCATCGTGGCCCTGCTCGGCGGCACCTTCATCACCCTCCGCCGCAGAAGGCAACTGCTGTGAACCACTGGGAGTGGCTGCTTTCCCACTCGAAGTCTTCCGACCTCGGAGAGGTCGAAGATCATAGCCGGAGCGTCGCGCAGCGACCTCCGGACAGCGCGGCCTTTTTCTATTCTCTTCGACCCCGATAGTGGGTCGCAGAAGAGCGGAAAGTTCGTGGAAAACGAATGATCGAATCCCTTCACGACGAAGAAACAAAAAACGGACCGGTGTCGCCACCGGCCCGTTTTGACAAATCAATGATGGTCGCGAGGCTTACTTGCTCACGCGGCCGTAGCCGGTGACCGGACGACCGTTGGCGTCGATCTTGTTCGTGGCCCAGAGCACGCCCTTCGCGATGAGGTCGAGGTACTTCGGATCCTGCACGGTGGCGTCGTTGTGACCCAGCGTGGTGCCGAACACACGCACCTTCTTGTCGGTGTAGAGGTTCGTCCAGACCACCATCTTCTCGTCATTGCCCTGCTTGCCGGTGGCGAGCTTGGTGGCCGTCGGAAGGATGGTGATGTTGTTATACAGTTCCTCGTTGCCGGTGGTCCAGTCGGCCAGGCCCGTGGTGATCGGGCTCTTCGCGGTGGTGTCGAACTTGATCTCGATCGGCTTCTGCGCGCCGTGGCCGGTGGACTGGAGGCCGAGGAAGTCGAACCAGATCGTGCGGTCCTCGGATTTGGTGACCGGCTGGGCGAAATCCTTCTGGCGGTAGCTGTGCATCGCGCAGTGCAGGACCACGCCCGGGATGCCATCGGTGTGCGGCTTCAGCACGCCCTTGATGGTTTCCAGATCGGAGATGTCGGCGGCGCACTCATCGTGGATGACGAGGTCGTAGCCTTTCGCATAGTCCGGATTGCCGAAGATCGGGAGCTGGGGCTTGGTGCCCTTGTCGTCCACATGGATCTGTTCCACGGTGGCATTGATGCGCTCCTCGATGCCTTTCTTCAGGATGTCCTTCTGGGTGGCGTAGCTGTGGCAGCAACCGCCGGTGATGAGGAGGACTTTCAGCGGCTTCGCATCGGCGGCGAGACCGGCCGAGGCGGAGAGGACGAAAGCCGCGGCTGTGGCGACCGTGGCAAGTGCGTTGCGGGTAATGAGCATAGACATGGGCATGGCGTTGAACGCTAGCGAAGCGTTTTCGTGAGGCAAGGCCATACGGATCACCCCCGCCCGATATAACAGAAATGCCGCTTTTTTCATCCCGCGCGACTCCACGCTTCCCGACCGCGCCAAGTCCCTCTAATTCACCGGCATGGCTCATCGACTGCTACTCAAACCCGCCGTCCAGCTCGGCGTCGTCCCCACCCACATCAAGTTCGCCGGCGGCCTCGCCCCGGACGAAAACGGCCGCCTCCCCCGTGAAGCCGACGGCCGGATCAT belongs to Luteolibacter ambystomatis and includes:
- a CDS encoding ThuA domain-containing protein; translated protein: MSMLITRNALATVATAAAFVLSASAGLAADAKPLKVLLITGGCCHSYATQKDILKKGIEERINATVEQIHVDDKGTKPQLPIFGNPDYAKGYDLVIHDECAADISDLETIKGVLKPHTDGIPGVVLHCAMHSYRQKDFAQPVTKSEDRTIWFDFLGLQSTGHGAQKPIEIKFDTTAKSPITTGLADWTTGNEELYNNITILPTATKLATGKQGNDEKMVVWTNLYTDKKVRVFGTTLGHNDATVQDPKYLDLIAKGVLWATNKIDANGRPVTGYGRVSK